Genomic segment of Picrophilus oshimae DSM 9789:
TCGGATTAAAAGGTGTTTCTATGTTTCCATCGGGCGTGGTCTTTGTTCTTAAACCCACAGGCGCTGTTGGTGATGCCTGGCCTGTGGTTAAACCAAAGACTTGGTTATCAGAAACCATGTATGTAATATCGACGTTCCTCTTCGCCGTGTGGTATAAATGCTGTGTGCCCTCAAAGTATCCATCACCGTCACCACCATATGCTATAACAGTCAGCTTTGAGTTTGCCCATTTTACACCTGATGCAACTGGTAATAATCTTCCATGAAGGCTGTGGTAGCCATAAACGTTCAAAAATTCAGGCATGTTGCTTGAGCAGCCTATGCCTGAAATAACCGCAACGTTCTCCGGTTTTATGTTTAGCTCGGCAAGTGCCTGTGTTATTGCCGTAAGCTGTGCGTAGTTGCCACAGCCAGGGCACCAGTCAGGCCTTACCTTTCCGCGGAATTCCTCTGCCATCATCATTATCACTCCATTATATTTTTCTCCTCTAATATAAATTTCGATATCTCCTTAACAATCTCGCCAGGATAGAATGCCTCGCCGTTGTATTTATTTATTCCTATGCTGTCTATTAGGAGCTCTGCCCTTAACAGTCTCCTGAACTGGCCTGAATAGTTATTCTCAACGGTGAAAACAAGCTTCTTGTTTTTAACAAGCTCTTTTATATCCTCATTTAATGGATATATATGTGTTGGCTCTATTGCACCTATCTTTATTCCGTTTGATCTAAGTATGTCTATTGCCTCCTCAACAGCACCCTGTGTGCTTCCCCAGAGTATAACAGCGTATTCTGCATCATCAAGTTTGTAGGTCTCAGTCCCTGGTATGCTCTTTTTATAATCCTCAAGCTTTCTCATCCTTTTTTCAACCATTCTTGATCTTATTACAGGATCAGTTATGGCATCTGAAACAACATTACCATACTCATCATGCTCATCAGAATCCTCATTGTGCATTAGCTTTGGGGTTCCTGGAAGAGCCCTTGGGGATATTCCATTCTCTGTAAATTCGTATCTTTTATAATTTTCTGCTTCCTTAACGATGTACCCGCGATCTATTGGATAATCAAGATTTAATTTATCAACGGTGTCATAATGCTCTGACAGGTATAGATCTGATATTACGAAAACAGGGCACTGGTATTTATCTGCAAGGTTAAATGCCTCCTGAACGGTGTAAAATGCCTCCTCAACATTTCTTGGTGCAAGGACTATCCTTGGGAAATCACCCTGTGATGCCCCAAGTACCTGGTTTAAATCACCCTGCTCGGTCTTTGTTGGAAGCCCTGTCGATGGCCCTGGCCTCTGGGCCTCGTAGATAACAGCAGGCACCTCGGTCATACCGGAAAGGCCAACAGCCTCGGTCATTAGGGCAAAACCGCCACCGGCTGATCCTGTCATGGCCCTTATGCCGGCATAGTTTGCACCTATTATTGTGTTTATTGCGGAGATCTCATCCTCCGGCATTTTAACAAAAACACCGAATTTCTTTGCATGCTGTGCCATGAAATGCAATGCCGATGATGCCGGCGTCATTGGATATGCAACGTACATTTTTACGCCTGCATTGACCGCACCAAGGGCTATTGATGCGCCACCGGCTATTACATATTTTGGCTTCTTTGAGATTTTATATGTCTTTTTTATTGATTTGTAATGGCTCATGAAGTAATCATAGCCATCCTGGGCTGCCTTAACATTTAATTCCGCTATCTCACCCTTCTTGCCAAACTGATCTCTTATCACGCCTGCAA
This window contains:
- a CDS encoding thiamine pyrophosphate-dependent enzyme, with product MMMAEEFRGKVRPDWCPGCGNYAQLTAITQALAELNIKPENVAVISGIGCSSNMPEFLNVYGYHSLHGRLLPVASGVKWANSKLTVIAYGGDGDGYFEGTQHLYHTAKRNVDITYMVSDNQVFGLTTGQASPTAPVGLRTKTTPDGNIETPFNPITYALTAGATFVARGFSGDVKFLKEITVKAIKHRGFSFIDVFSPCVIWNKANGYDFFRPRVYRVTDNDVTDFNNAYKLGMEWGDKIPIGVFYDVERPIYDDVDEVLKNGPLIDQPVHRLNEEDLEEFL
- a CDS encoding 2-oxoacid:acceptor oxidoreductase subunit alpha, with product MREDEVIIRIGGAAGDGVQSAGEILIRTFSRCGLYVTSYNYYQDLIRGGESWYQVRASDHKVKNQGDGLDLLIALNKDALERHTNPDINEGGASPLEGIAIFDDGIKGYREYKNVSYCPVPMVDIARKYSDNSLLKNTVGLGAAIAAINGDFETFAGVIRDQFGKKGEIAELNVKAAQDGYDYFMSHYKSIKKTYKISKKPKYVIAGGASIALGAVNAGVKMYVAYPMTPASSALHFMAQHAKKFGVFVKMPEDEISAINTIIGANYAGIRAMTGSAGGGFALMTEAVGLSGMTEVPAVIYEAQRPGPSTGLPTKTEQGDLNQVLGASQGDFPRIVLAPRNVEEAFYTVQEAFNLADKYQCPVFVISDLYLSEHYDTVDKLNLDYPIDRGYIVKEAENYKRYEFTENGISPRALPGTPKLMHNEDSDEHDEYGNVVSDAITDPVIRSRMVEKRMRKLEDYKKSIPGTETYKLDDAEYAVILWGSTQGAVEEAIDILRSNGIKIGAIEPTHIYPLNEDIKELVKNKKLVFTVENNYSGQFRRLLRAELLIDSIGINKYNGEAFYPGEIVKEISKFILEEKNIME